AGCGCTGGCGCTGCACATGGACGTTGCGAAGATCGCGTTCACCGGTTCGGTTGCTGTTGGCCGCAAGATGATGGTCTATTCCGGCGAGAGCAACCTGAAGCACGTTGCAACCGAGCTGGGCGGTAAATCACCACAAATCATTCTTGCCGATGTTGGTGACGTCGACTTCGCTGTCGATTGTGCAATTCACGGGATTTTCGGCAACACTGGGCAGGTATGCAATGCCGCATCGAGAATGCTGGTACACGCCAGCGTTCACGATGAGTTTGTCGAAAAGCTCACTGCGCTGACGCCCAGCTACTACTTGCCGGGTGATCCACTTGACCCCGGGACGACATTGGGCCCGTTAGTCAGTCAGCGTCAGCAAGAGACCGTTCTTGGCTACCTGGAGACCGGTCGCCAGGAAGGTGCAACACTCGTTTTTGGTGGCAATCGACCTGCAGCGTTCGACACCGGCTACTACGTCGAGCCAAGTTTGTTTACGGGCGTCGACAACGGTATGAGGATTGCGCAGGAGGAAATCTTCGGCCCTGTCGCGTCGGTCATTCGTGTGCAATCCGACGAAGAGGCCATCCAGATAGCGAACGATTCGATCTACGGCCTGACCGCCAGTGTATTTACCCGTGACCTCGCCAAAGCGCATCGCCTGGCGCGCGACATTCAGGCGGGTGTGGTATGGATCAATACGATCAACGAATCCGACATGACGATGCCATGGGGCGGAGTAAAACAATCGGGCAATGGCCGCGACAACTGTCTCGCAACCATGTACTCCTACCTGCAGACCAAGAGTGTCTGGACAAAACTGGCCTAATTCAGGACCAGTCATTCGCCAATGGCGTGCCCGGTAATGCGGGCGCTGAGTATTACCGCGACGCTCGCTTTTCCCAGGCGAAGATTGTGCAGGCAACAGTGTGTCCGGTTATACGCGTGTAGTTGTGTTTTCCCAGGTCTGCATATCTCCCGGCTTTGGCTTTCCAGCAACAGAGCCGGGACAAATAGTGACTCGATTGTACTGGCGTGTGGTGTTGCACGCCGATGAGTCATTGAGCAGATGATGGCGATCCGACGCCGTAATGAAAAATCGCTCGATATTTCGGGTCGCAATCATGGGTGTCTTGCCGGTGCTGGAAAGTCTTGTTCCAGCGAACAGTGGGGTGGCTACCCGATACACCGGCCCGGATTGAATTACAGCTCCCGGCAGGCTACAGCGCGCGCAGCGCAAGTCTCGCGGCGTGATAACCGGGAATGCCGGACACTCCACCGCCGGGATGCGTGCCGGCACCGCAAATGTACAAACTCTTGATGGGCGTCGTACAGCCAGCGGCGTCGGCGTGCGGACGCATCGTGAACAGTTGATTCAATTCGTATTGTCCATGGGCAATATCGCCACCGGTCAAGCCGTACTCGCGTTCCAGGTCCAGAGGCGACAGCGCGGTTTGCGCAGTGATCGAAGCTCGAAAATTCGGTGCGTACTTATTAAACGTGTCGATGATGCAGTTGGCGGCTTCCTCGCGGCAATCATCCCAGTTCCTGCCGCCCGACAAATGCCGGGGAAAGTACCGCGCACTCAGACTGATGATGTGCTTGCCAGCCGGGGCCAGAGTGTCGTCATGAATCGTGGGAATTACCGCCTCGATGATCGGGGAGCGCGACCAGTTACCGGAGCGTGTGTCATTGAATGCTTCGCGGATGTATTCGATCGAAGGCAATACGTAGATCATGCCCTGATGTTGCGGACCAGGCTCGTTTCCGGGCTTGCAGAGGAAGTCAGGCAATTCGCTGATGGCGCAGTTCATGCGAAACGTGCCGGATTCCATCCGGTACGCATTGATGTCTTCGCGAAACTCCGGAGCCAGGTGTTCGGCATCGACGAGCCCGAGAAAGGTACGCTTCGGGTCCGCGTTCGACAGGACGACCTTCGCCTGAATCCGTTCACCGTTATCCAGTTCGACGCCCGTCGCGGTGCCATTCTCTATCATCACGCGTTTGACGGCAGTACTGGTT
The DNA window shown above is from Woeseia oceani and carries:
- a CDS encoding aldehyde dehydrogenase family protein, which encodes MCALSKDDWLRRASKLRPDGNHFIAGRSMASLDGRSFDIVNPATAAVHSTAARGSAQDIDAAVLAARRAFPAWSGMAPRERLRVLMDFADRIEADGENLALMDTLDMGMPISNMIDGEVPEAAGIFRFFAETIDKLNGQVTRTDVSAFNYILHEPLGVVGAITPWNFPLTQAAGKIAPALAAGNTLVLKPSEESPLSATRMAQLFIEAGGPPGVFNVVNGLGAEAGKALALHMDVAKIAFTGSVAVGRKMMVYSGESNLKHVATELGGKSPQIILADVGDVDFAVDCAIHGIFGNTGQVCNAASRMLVHASVHDEFVEKLTALTPSYYLPGDPLDPGTTLGPLVSQRQQETVLGYLETGRQEGATLVFGGNRPAAFDTGYYVEPSLFTGVDNGMRIAQEEIFGPVASVIRVQSDEEAIQIANDSIYGLTASVFTRDLAKAHRLARDIQAGVVWINTINESDMTMPWGGVKQSGNGRDNCLATMYSYLQTKSVWTKLA
- a CDS encoding phytoene desaturase family protein, producing MTTNYDAIVIGGGHNGLTSAAYLARAGKRVLVLEKRYTVGGASATEEFAPGYRNSSCAFVVGYLRPQIIKDLELAKHGLEIKQVENEFFALNDSEYMLLTGDSANDDQEIRKFSANDVEGLARLREMLLPLSTFFAKRMLRPPPTSKSGLRDLLEWARIGIDLVRLGRRNRNRLVQAMSQSAGSLLDRYLESDQAKLPYAFGAISGNMNDLDTPTTAFRLLHGQLCEVNGVAGAWGLPKGGMGAVSDAICDAAVSHGAVIRTSTAVKRVMIENGTATGVELDNGERIQAKVVLSNADPKRTFLGLVDAEHLAPEFREDINAYRMESGTFRMNCAISELPDFLCKPGNEPGPQHQGMIYVLPSIEYIREAFNDTRSGNWSRSPIIEAVIPTIHDDTLAPAGKHIISLSARYFPRHLSGGRNWDDCREEAANCIIDTFNKYAPNFRASITAQTALSPLDLEREYGLTGGDIAHGQYELNQLFTMRPHADAAGCTTPIKSLYICGAGTHPGGGVSGIPGYHAARLALRAL